A single genomic interval of Helianthus annuus cultivar XRQ/B chromosome 6, HanXRQr2.0-SUNRISE, whole genome shotgun sequence harbors:
- the LOC110865487 gene encoding U-box domain-containing protein 33: MKLLRPSHPSATMVTGTCSGFSPPATFRDGFGRNIPPVPEIVGGGDDKVYVAVGKSVEKAVALFHWTFRRFRDREICILHVHQPSPLIPTLLGKLPATQANPDVVCAYRREERDAMQKLLLDYVSLCARSKVKACVVTTENDQVRKGIVDLVNEYRVQKLVMGAATENWMKVKKNSSKSSYAAKNAPPFCQIWFVNKGQLLHTREPSEDYNILPPSVQDSSALRSQSLHCPNTEREIPQIYCRSSSSTSFIPRSTSMTRSLQSNTSSESEYSSEHDLRVEEESLCKQLDEVNLEAEASRNEAFQELLKRKRLEAQALEANNKVKAYESAHAQEVELRKAAEDKLNAARRENEQLLEQRESTSKEWHKLLRNIAILENQVQEANRRREESSEELKLIQASVATLKIEKLTLQRQRFEAANWLDRWKVRGQPAGASSTTSRLTEFSLVDLETATCGFSESFKIGCESYGCSLYKGEMSNRTVMIKKLHRNNLQAQQEFQEEVQVVGRLKHKHILSLIGICHEAHALVYEYTPTRLESHLSHKTNSYSMSWKTRTRVIFEIANALLFLHSSRPEKLLHGNLSPENIVLDSEFCCKLCNFRFSKLVNEETFRCRSFRQYSEPSSNGHYLFTDPEFLQTGDLTAKSDVYSFGMIILWLLTGSRASGLANIVRRAVSGSNLVSVLDASAGEWSGFVARRLADLGLRCCDSNSADRPAISLVMVKELEHLSALEDRRVPSSFLCPILKEIMHDPQLAADGFTYEGEALRGWLKNGRETSPMTNLKLDHLNLTPNHSIRLAIQDWLCNP, from the exons ATGAAGCTTCTGAGACCCTCCCACCCTTCTGCCACCATGGTCACCGGAACCTGTTCTGGGTTTTCTCCTCCGGCCACTTTCCGAGATGGGTTTGGCCGGAATATTCCTCCGGTGCCGGAGATTGTTGGTGGTGGGGATGATAAAGTTTATGTGGCTGTTGGGAAGTCTGTTGAAAAGGCAGTGGCTTTGTTTCATTGGACTTTTAGGAGGTTTAGAGATAGAGAGATTTGTATTCTTCATGTTCATCAGCCTTCTCCCTTGATTCCAACACTTT TGGGAAAACTACCAGCAACTCAAGCAAATCCTGATGTTGTGTGTGCATATAGAAGAGAGGAGAGAGATGCGATGCAGAAGCTTCTACTTGATTACGTCAGCCTTTGCGCTCGTTCAAAG GTTAAAGCATGCGTTGTGACTACCGAAAACGATCAAGTTCGTAAAGGAATTGTGGATTTGGTTAACGAATATCGCGTGCAGAAACTTGTTATGGGAGCTGCCACAGAAAA TTGGATGAAGGTGAAGAAAAACTCGAGCAAATCAAGTTACGCTGCCAAAAATGCACCTCCGTTTTGTCAAATATGGTTTGTCAACAAAGGTCAACTTCTTCACACCAGAGAACCTTCTGAGGACTACAATATTCTACCACCGTCAGTCCAAGATTCGAGTGCTTTAAGGTCACAATCGTTACATTGCCCCAACACCGAAAGGGAAATACCGCAAATTTACTGCCGGTCGAGCTCAAGTACGAGTTTTATTCCGAGAAGTACAAGCATGACGAGGAGTTTACAGTCGAACACTTCTTCGGAGTCCGAATATTCATCTGAACATGATCTGAGAGTTGAAGAAGAAAGCTTATGCAAACAGCTTGACGAAGTCAACTTGGAAGCCGAAGCGTCAAGGAACGAAGCGTTTCAAGAGCTTTTAAAGCGGAAACGATTAGAAGCGCAAGCTTTGGAAGCAAATAACAAG GTGAAGGCCTATGAATCTGCTCACGCTCAAGAAGTTGAATTAAGAAAAGCAGCCGAGGATAAACTAAACGCTGCAAGACGAGAAAACGAGCAACTCCTGGAACAAAGAGAATCGACATCAAAGGAATGGCATAAGTTGCTAAGAAACATAGCAATCTTAGAGAATCAAGTACAAGAAGCAAACCGTAGACGCGAAGAATCATCtgaagaacttaaacttattcaagCATCTGTCGCAACTCTAAAGATAGAAAAGCTAACGCTTCAAAGACAACGATTCGAAGCTGCAAACTGGCTCGACAGGTGGAAAGTTCGTGGACAACCGGCAGGTGCATCTTCTACAACTTCGAGATTAACGGAGTTTTCATTGGTGGATTTGGAAACCGCGACGTGTGGGTTCTCAGAGAGCTTCAAGATCGGCTGTGAAAGTTACGGTTGTTCGTTGTATAAAGGTGAAATGTCGAATAGAACGGTCATGATAAAGAAACTGCATCGAAATAATTTGCAAGCACAACAAGAGTTTCAAGAAGAG GTTCAAGTGGTAGGGAGACTGAAGCATAAGCATATATTGAGTTTAATCGGCATATGTCATGAAGCTCACGCGCTTGTTTACGAGTACACACCAACGCGCCTCGAGAGTCATCTGTCTCATAAAACCAACTCTTATTCCATGTCGTGGAAAACCCGAACTCGAGTCATTTTCGAAATTGCAAATGCACTTCTGTTCTTGCACTCTTCAAGACCCGAAAAGCTACTACACGGCAATTTAAGCCCGGAAAACATCGTTCTCGATTCGGAATTCTGCTGTAAACTATGCAACTTCAGATTCTCCAAACTGGTCAACGAGGAAACGTTCCGGTGTCGTAGTTTCCGCCAATACTCCGAACCGTCTTCAAATGGACATTATTTGTTTACCGATCCGGAGTTTCTTCAAACAGGAGATTTGACAGCAAAATCCGATGTGTATTCTTTTGGGATGATTATCCTGTGGCTACTCACGGGCAGTCGCGCATCGGGGTTAGCTAATATAGTGAGAAGAGCGGTTTCGGGTTCCAACTTGGTCTCGGTTTTGGATGCATCCGCTGGCGAGTGGTCCGGTTTTGTGGCTCGACGGTTGGCTGATTTGGGTCTACGATGCTGCGACTCAAACTCTGCAGACCGGCCTGCAATCTCACTGGTTATGGTTAAAGAACTTGAGCATTTGTCTGCGCTTGAAGACCGTCGGGTGCCTTCTTCGTTCCTGTGTCCCATTCTAAAG GAAATCATGCATGACCCTCAGTTGGCGGCAGACGGTTTCACTTACGAAGGTGAAGCGTTGCGAGGATGGTTGAAAAACGGGCGTGAAACGTCTCCGATGACTAACCTAAAACTTGACCATTTAAATCTTACTCCGAATCATTCGATTCGGCTTGCGATTCAAGACTGGTTGTGTAATCCATAG